One Candidatus Aminicenantes bacterium DNA segment encodes these proteins:
- a CDS encoding DUF885 family protein: MRKKLILLLCGIGILAGSGWLLSQASGEDAKFIKIVDSYLDEYWKFYPTAGTAVGFAKYADKLEDFSEGAIEKRGTALDGFNKDLVTKVAADKLSPETQVDREILLDAIDFELFRLENLVPQQYNPLFYNEIILNSLRGLLGKGVTDAKLAAATARAKALPGFIKQAKENLKTPPKEYTDAAVKQFAAILDYYKTELPKAIESVNGEAKAKFQAEAAKAVAAVEDWGKFLAGDLLAKSTGNFRLGPEGHTKLLRLTGQNNILVQELIDRSKADINNIKVEMARICVSYYPVMYPAIDLAKLNAGSVEAGQNYVIRGVLDKIKGDHMNRADWVGQVKASAAEIKEFVAKTKLLDVPDVDLTIDAMEPFHQGLTWLKLAGPAPYETAGPFSVQVQPIPADWTDEKANSFLEEFNHYYLPFWTIERIYPGSFFPAAITRKNANILRKLHPSQPLIAGWPLYIEDTFIYAGFGEYDLRLRLNQLKLMLKAVIDFQMELNVHQGNMTKEQVVAYMTKQGFMTPAEAERKWDMIVLNPGLAVYPYMGLQEILDLEKAAKQTQGQAFNKKEFAAKLLSFGPMPLRSLKNKFAQ, from the coding sequence ATGAGGAAAAAGCTTATCCTGCTGCTATGCGGGATCGGTATCCTGGCCGGATCCGGATGGCTGCTCTCGCAAGCCAGCGGCGAGGATGCCAAGTTCATCAAGATCGTCGATTCGTACCTGGACGAATACTGGAAGTTCTATCCCACGGCCGGCACGGCCGTCGGATTCGCCAAGTACGCCGACAAGCTCGAGGATTTCAGCGAGGGCGCCATCGAGAAGCGGGGCACGGCCCTGGACGGATTCAACAAGGATCTGGTGACCAAGGTCGCCGCCGACAAGCTCAGCCCCGAGACCCAGGTCGACCGCGAGATCCTGCTCGATGCCATCGACTTTGAGCTCTTCCGGCTGGAGAATCTCGTTCCCCAGCAGTACAATCCCCTCTTCTACAATGAGATCATTCTCAACAGCCTGCGCGGGCTGCTGGGCAAGGGTGTCACCGACGCCAAGCTCGCCGCCGCCACGGCCCGGGCCAAGGCCCTGCCCGGCTTCATCAAGCAGGCTAAAGAAAACCTTAAGACTCCGCCCAAGGAGTACACCGATGCGGCCGTCAAGCAGTTCGCCGCCATCCTCGACTATTACAAGACCGAGCTGCCCAAGGCGATTGAATCCGTCAACGGCGAGGCCAAGGCCAAGTTCCAGGCCGAAGCGGCCAAGGCCGTGGCCGCGGTCGAGGACTGGGGCAAGTTCCTGGCCGGCGATCTGCTGGCCAAGTCCACCGGCAACTTCCGGCTCGGACCCGAAGGCCACACCAAGCTCCTCCGTCTGACCGGGCAAAACAATATCCTGGTCCAAGAGCTCATCGATCGCTCCAAGGCCGACATCAATAATATCAAGGTCGAGATGGCCCGGATTTGCGTGTCCTACTACCCGGTCATGTACCCCGCCATTGATCTGGCCAAGCTCAACGCCGGCAGTGTGGAGGCCGGCCAAAACTATGTCATCAGAGGTGTTTTGGACAAGATCAAGGGTGATCACATGAACCGGGCCGACTGGGTGGGCCAGGTCAAGGCCTCGGCGGCCGAGATCAAAGAGTTCGTGGCTAAGACCAAACTCCTCGACGTGCCCGACGTCGACCTGACGATCGACGCAATGGAGCCCTTCCACCAGGGCCTGACCTGGCTGAAGCTCGCCGGCCCCGCTCCCTACGAGACGGCCGGCCCCTTCAGCGTCCAGGTTCAGCCCATCCCGGCCGACTGGACGGACGAAAAGGCGAATTCCTTTCTCGAGGAGTTCAACCACTACTATCTCCCGTTCTGGACGATCGAGCGAATCTACCCGGGCTCTTTCTTCCCCGCCGCCATCACCCGCAAGAACGCCAACATCCTGCGCAAGCTTCACCCCAGCCAACCGCTCATCGCCGGCTGGCCGCTTTATATCGAAGACACGTTCATCTACGCCGGCTTCGGCGAGTACGATCTGCGCCTGCGCCTGAACCAGCTCAAGCTCATGCTCAAGGCCGTCATCGACTTCCAGATGGAGCTCAACGTCCATCAGGGCAACATGACCAAGGAGCAGGTCGTCGCCTATATGACCAAGCAGGGCTTCATGACCCCGGCCGAGGCCGAGCGCAAGTGGGACATGATCGTCCTCAACCCCGGCTTAGCCGTCTATCCCTACATGGGGCTGCAGGAAATTCTGGATCTTGAGAAGGCCGCCAAGCAGACTCAAGGCCAAGCCTTCAACAAGAAGGAATTCGCGGCCAAGCTGCTGAGCTTCGGACCCATGCCGCTGCGGTCGCTGAAGAACAAGTTCGCCCAGTAA
- a CDS encoding TatD family hydrolase, with translation MSDEKTLPSDPHPAPAPDSIFPDTHAHLDMPEFDPDRNEVLTRAQAAGIGAILCPIDISSERSRRITLELLRTQAWIRAAAGLHPHQAKDWSPARAEEIVGLARSGSLVAVGEIGLDYHYDFSTPAEQRRAFAEQLALAETLGLPAIIHSRLAGSDIRSAVDGENFSRGGILHCFTEDWPFAASMIDRGFWISFSGILTFPSAGNLREVAARVPLDRLLVETDAPYLAPVPYRGRVKRNEPAFAAATARFLAGLRGLDPADLAPSLRRNYEAFLVSRPAPAV, from the coding sequence ATGAGCGACGAAAAGACTCTCCCCTCCGATCCGCATCCCGCGCCCGCGCCGGACTCCATCTTCCCCGATACCCACGCCCATTTGGATATGCCGGAGTTCGACCCGGACCGGAATGAAGTACTGACCCGGGCCCAAGCCGCCGGCATCGGGGCCATCCTCTGCCCCATCGACATCTCCTCCGAACGGAGCCGGCGAATCACGCTGGAGCTCCTCCGAACCCAGGCTTGGATCCGAGCCGCAGCCGGCCTTCATCCTCACCAGGCCAAGGACTGGTCGCCGGCCCGGGCCGAAGAGATCGTCGGCCTGGCCCGATCGGGCTCTCTCGTCGCGGTCGGCGAGATCGGCCTCGACTATCACTATGATTTTTCCACTCCGGCCGAACAGCGCCGGGCTTTTGCCGAACAGCTCGCCCTGGCCGAGACCCTCGGCCTCCCGGCGATTATCCACAGCCGCTTGGCCGGGTCGGATATCCGGTCGGCCGTGGACGGGGAAAATTTCTCGCGGGGCGGCATCCTGCACTGTTTCACCGAGGACTGGCCGTTCGCCGCGTCCATGATCGACCGCGGCTTTTGGATCTCCTTTTCGGGCATCCTGACTTTTCCGAGCGCCGGGAATCTGCGCGAAGTCGCCGCCCGGGTCCCCCTCGATCGGCTGCTCGTGGAGACCGACGCGCCGTATCTGGCTCCGGTGCCCTACCGCGGACGCGTCAAGCGCAACGAGCCGGCCTTCGCCGCGGCGACAGCCCGGTTTCTGGCCGGCTTGCGCGGACTCGATCCGGCCGATCTAGCCCCTTCGCTGCGCCGGAACTACGAAGCCTTCCTGGTTTCGCGGCCGGCCCCGGCCGTTTGA